One Phycisphaerae bacterium RAS2 DNA window includes the following coding sequences:
- the anmK gene encoding Anhydro-N-acetylmuramic acid kinase, giving the protein MNQRTRRILGLNSGTSADGVDAVVCEVSGRGEGMKVRLLGHLHRTYRPALRRRLLAAMAPAATRTEELCRLHREVGLVFAEAGRAVVRRMGLRRIDLIGSHGQTICHLPPGSGVTRGGPSATFQIGDAATIAHALGAPVVSDFRSADIAVGGQGAPLVPWTDWVLFHDMRRTRIVQNIGGIANLTFLPAGRGSDRVIAFDTGPGMMVIDALMRHFSRGRKSFDAHGRLAASGRIDSKLALDMTPHEELIRTPPRSFGREEFGVVYVERLLKQHARRGLRAADWIATATDATAATIWLSYIMHLPLKRRGPSVDEIILCGGGARNATLVNMLKRYLSMDDRLAGARVCDISEYGISDAAKESVSFAMLATARMDGVPANLRRVTGAGRRVLLGQVYEPGGAR; this is encoded by the coding sequence TTGAACCAGCGAACGCGACGGATTCTCGGTCTGAACAGCGGCACGAGCGCCGACGGCGTGGACGCCGTGGTCTGCGAAGTATCGGGCCGCGGCGAAGGGATGAAGGTCCGACTTCTGGGCCATCTTCATCGGACGTATCGGCCCGCGCTGCGCCGGCGATTGCTGGCCGCGATGGCGCCTGCGGCAACACGGACAGAGGAGTTGTGCCGTCTGCACCGCGAGGTCGGACTTGTGTTTGCCGAGGCGGGGCGGGCGGTCGTACGACGAATGGGGCTACGCCGGATCGACCTGATCGGCTCGCACGGCCAGACGATTTGCCATCTGCCGCCGGGGAGCGGGGTCACGCGCGGCGGACCAAGCGCGACGTTTCAGATCGGTGACGCCGCGACCATCGCGCACGCACTGGGCGCGCCGGTTGTGAGCGATTTTCGATCGGCGGACATCGCAGTGGGGGGGCAGGGCGCGCCGCTGGTGCCGTGGACCGATTGGGTTCTCTTTCACGACATGCGGCGGACGCGCATTGTTCAGAACATCGGCGGCATCGCCAATCTTACGTTCCTCCCGGCAGGCCGTGGATCGGATCGCGTGATCGCGTTCGATACCGGGCCGGGCATGATGGTGATCGACGCGCTGATGCGACACTTTTCTCGCGGACGCAAATCATTCGACGCGCACGGCCGACTGGCGGCATCCGGGCGAATCGATTCGAAGCTCGCGCTGGACATGACGCCGCACGAGGAGTTGATTCGAACCCCGCCGCGAAGTTTCGGGCGTGAGGAGTTCGGCGTGGTCTATGTCGAGCGACTGTTGAAGCAACACGCGCGGCGCGGGCTGCGAGCGGCCGATTGGATCGCAACCGCCACGGACGCGACGGCCGCGACCATCTGGTTGAGTTACATCATGCACCTGCCGCTCAAACGACGTGGGCCGAGCGTGGATGAAATCATCCTGTGCGGCGGCGGCGCGAGAAACGCGACACTGGTAAACATGCTGAAGCGGTATTTGTCGATGGATGACCGGCTGGCCGGCGCGCGGGTCTGCGATATCTCGGAATACGGCATCTCCGACGCTGCGAAAGAAAGCGTGTCGTTCGCGATGCTGGCGACAGCACGGATGGACGGCGTGCCGGCGAACTTGCGGCGCGTGACCGGGGCCGGCCGCCGCGTGCTTCTGGGACAGGTTTATGAACCAGGGGGCGCGCGATGA
- the rpfG_3 gene encoding Cyclic di-GMP phosphodiesterase response regulator RpfG, whose amino-acid sequence MTLPDADSVLTAPGRRWRPALLRGQTPIRAELNHSGPADSAHLIHLLNRRVTRLQRRLQHAHVDSIMALVGAVEAKDPYTRHHSLNVSSYAEALAEAIGLSDKDRELVKIAAMLHDVGKIGLPDSILTKPGPLTDVEYSLMKEHAAIGAAILKPVSFLNRVRPLVLHHHEWYNGCGYPAGLHGDQIPLGARILHVADAIDAMASPRTYKAAYPVERTIAQLIDGRGQQFDPDITDHAVRWLQANSQRPQREATALLRRLARRSGSA is encoded by the coding sequence ATGACCTTGCCGGATGCCGATTCCGTGTTGACCGCCCCCGGCCGACGCTGGCGACCCGCGCTGCTTCGCGGCCAAACGCCCATTCGTGCCGAGCTGAATCACTCCGGCCCGGCCGACTCGGCCCATCTCATTCACCTGCTCAACCGCCGCGTGACGCGCCTGCAGCGACGACTCCAGCACGCACACGTGGACAGCATCATGGCCCTCGTCGGCGCGGTCGAAGCCAAAGACCCCTACACCCGGCATCACTCGCTGAACGTCTCCAGCTATGCCGAGGCGCTGGCCGAGGCGATCGGCCTCTCCGACAAGGATCGCGAACTCGTCAAGATCGCCGCCATGCTCCACGATGTCGGCAAGATCGGTCTGCCGGACTCCATCCTGACCAAGCCCGGGCCGCTCACCGATGTCGAATACAGCCTCATGAAAGAGCACGCCGCCATCGGCGCTGCCATCCTCAAGCCCGTCAGCTTTCTCAACCGCGTGCGCCCGCTCGTCTTGCATCATCACGAGTGGTACAACGGCTGCGGCTACCCCGCCGGTCTTCACGGCGATCAGATTCCTCTGGGCGCGCGCATACTCCACGTCGCCGACGCAATCGACGCCATGGCTTCGCCGCGCACATACAAAGCCGCGTACCCGGTCGAACGAACCATTGCACAGTTGATCGATGGTCGCGGCCAGCAGTTCGACCCCGACATCACCGATCACGCCGTCCGCTGGCTGCAGGCCAATTCACAGCGGCCCCAGCGCGAAGCCACGGCCCTTCTGCGCCGGCTCGCCCGCAGATCCGGTTCCGCCTGA
- the dapH gene encoding 2,3,4,5-tetrahydropyridine-2,6-dicarboxylate N-acetyltransferase has protein sequence MNMNVGLQFFLILDMMVRLHLWGMALAITCTVFSRFGLWKSLPLQGASFGDAWQWAMTISNWIILFNMVYVVELIVLRLLIPTPRTGVYPTNRPLKMTDPRARQLVYACFLGVLTKARYEAPFPAFLVYHFSAIPPLRWLYVPLFGPKTQSTNVTDPLCLDPSYVEIGKNVVIGSNATLAGHIQVPDMVAIRKTVIEDDVLVGANSIVFGGAHIKKGAIVAAGSIVAPYTVIGPNEYWSGVPAVKIRNWRESPA, from the coding sequence ATGAACATGAATGTCGGGCTTCAGTTTTTCCTGATCCTCGACATGATGGTTCGATTGCATTTGTGGGGGATGGCCCTTGCCATCACCTGCACGGTTTTTTCGCGGTTCGGATTGTGGAAGAGCTTGCCGTTGCAGGGCGCATCGTTTGGCGATGCGTGGCAATGGGCGATGACGATTTCGAACTGGATCATTCTGTTCAACATGGTCTATGTGGTCGAGCTGATCGTGCTGCGCCTGTTGATCCCCACGCCGCGCACCGGCGTCTATCCCACAAACCGCCCGCTGAAGATGACCGACCCCCGCGCGCGGCAGCTAGTCTATGCCTGCTTCCTCGGCGTCCTGACCAAGGCGCGATACGAAGCCCCATTCCCCGCGTTTCTCGTCTATCACTTCTCGGCGATTCCCCCGCTGCGATGGCTGTACGTTCCCCTGTTCGGTCCGAAGACGCAATCGACCAACGTCACCGATCCGCTCTGCCTCGACCCGTCCTACGTCGAAATCGGCAAGAACGTTGTCATCGGCTCCAACGCCACGCTCGCCGGCCACATCCAGGTGCCCGACATGGTCGCGATCCGCAAGACCGTCATCGAGGATGACGTGCTGGTCGGCGCGAACTCCATCGTCTTCGGCGGCGCGCACATCAAGAAAGGCGCCATCGTCGCCGCCGGTTCCATCGTCGCCCCCTACACGGTCATCGGGCCGAACGAATACTGGTCCGGCGTCCCGGCCGTGAAGATTCGCAATTGGAGAGAATCGCCGGCGTAG